From the Oryza glaberrima chromosome 5, OglaRS2, whole genome shotgun sequence genome, one window contains:
- the LOC127775187 gene encoding transcription initiation factor IIB-like: MHEAAANDGAYCPDCRRATAVVLDHTTGDTICTECALVLDARYIDETSEWRTFANDGASDDRDPNRVGDRADPFLPDHVGGTTIAYSAAPPKNASAADAAAPLLTRRRVDVVGPSPENALVAAFRGIADMADRLGLVATIRDRAKEVFKKLGEAPKGFPRGRNRDTVYAACLFIACRNEGMPRTYKELASVTAEGAAAKKEIGRLTTLIKKHLGDQGEGRAMDIGVVRSTDYLRRFCSRLGLGHQDVRAAGDAVRRLEERLDVRRNPESIAAAIIYMVMQRAGGSKSVRDVSTATGVAEGTITAAHKELAPHASVLFGG; encoded by the coding sequence atgcacgaggcggcggcgaacgacGGGGCCTACTGCCCGGACTGCCGgcgcgcgacggcggtggtgctcGACCACACCACCGGCGACACCATCTGCACCGAGTGCGCGCTCGTCCTCGACGCGCGCTACATCGACGAGACGTCCGAGTGGCGCACCTTCGCCAACGACGGCGCCAGCGACGACCGCGACCCCAACCGCGTCGGCGACCGCGCCGACCCCTTCCTCCCCGACCACGTCGGCGGCACCACCATCGCCTACTCCGCCGCACCGCCCAagaacgcctccgccgccgacgccgccgccccgctgctGACGAGGAGGAGGGTCGACGTCGTCGGCCCGTCCCCGGAGAACGCGCTCGTCGCCGCGTTCAGGGGCATCGCCGACATGGCCGACCGCCTCGGCCTCGTCGCCACCATCCGCGACCGCGCCAAGGAGGTGTTCAAGAAGCTCGGCGAGGCGCCCAAGGGGTTCCCGCGCGGCCGGAACCGCGACACCGTCTACGCCGCCTGCCTCTTCATCGCGTGCCGCAACGAGGGGATGCCGCGGACGTACAAGGAGCTCGCCTCCGTCACcgccgagggcgccgccgccaagaaggAGATCGGCAGGCTCACCACCCTCATCAAGAAGCACCTCGGCGACCAGGGCGAGGGGCGGGCAATGGACATCGGCGTCGTGCGCTCCACCGACTACCTCCGCCGCTTCTGCTCCAGGCTCGGCCTGGGCCACCAGGACGTGCGCGCCGCCGGGGACGCGGTGCGCCGCCTCGAGGAGCGCCTCGACGTGCGGCGCAACCCGgagtccatcgccgccgccatcatctaCATGGTCATGCAGCGCGCCGGCGGCAGCAAGTCCGTGCGCGACGTCTCCACGGCCACCGGCGTCGCCGAGGGCACCATCACGGCGGCGCACAAGGAGCTGGCTCCCCACGCCAGCGTCCTCTTCGGTGGCTAG